A window of Roseobacter fucihabitans genomic DNA:
GCACCCATGCGCGCAGGCGGATCAAAGGCGACTATTTCGACATCGACCGCGCGCATGCCCCCTGCCAACTCAACGCGCACGTGCCATTTCAGGCCCGCACCGGGACCCACCGGGTCGTCCATCCGCGCTACATCCGCGCCGCGCCGCCGCAGCGCAGCTTCAAGCGCGTCAAACTCAGATAACATTGCAAAAACAACAGCAATCGGCGCATCGATCTCCTGTTGCGTGGAAAATTTCATATCAACGTCAGCCTTTCATGCCCGACCCAATGTCCGGTTAATCCAGCCTGTCTGCAAGCCAGTTTTCCAACAGGAAATGCGCAATCGCGCCCTTGCGCGCGGGCAGGATTTTGGGGTGATCGCCGGCAAAAACCTGCATCATATCCTCGCGGCTGATCCAGAGCGCGTCTTCGATCTCCACCGGATCAATCGTGATTTCATCACTGAGCGCCACGCCCGCACAGCCAAACATCAAGGACGCCGGAAACGGCCAGGGCTGGCTCGCCAGATAGCTGACCTGCCCGATACGCACACCCGATTCCTCGAACACTTCACGCCTGACCGCCGCCTCCAGGGTCTCCCCCGGCTCCACAAAACCCGCCAAAAGCGAGTACATCCCCTCCGGCCACCCCGGCGACCGCCCCATCAGGACGTTGTTGCCATGGGTAATCAGCATGATCACCACCGGATCTGTGCGCGGGAAATGGGAGGCACCACAGGCCGGGCATTTGCGCTGCCAGCCGCCTTGAGTGATCTGAGACTTTTCGCCGCACCTGGCACAAAACCCATGACTTTCGTGCCAGCCAAAGACCGCCTTGCCCGTCGCCGCCAGCTCCGCTTCGCGCGGCGTCAGCCAGGTCATGACCCGGCGCAATTCGGCAAATACCATCGTTTCGGGCAATTCGGGGTGATGCTGCTCGGACGGGTCCAGAAAGCCGCCAAGGCTCTCGGCATCCAGATCATCCGGCTCCCAGGCAGACAGATCACAGGCGAAACGCGCGGCTCCGTCTTCCTTGCCCAGATAGATGCCTTCCAGGCTGGCTTGGGCCAATACCGGATGATCCATCGGCAACAGCGCAAGGCTGGCCGGGTTTTCATTTTTGATCAAAGGCTTGCCACGCCAGAACAGAATAGCACGGGCCGCCGGGTGGCGCGCGGCTGCCGCAAGCGCATCCGCATCATCACGCAGCGCGCCGTCCCGGTCCAAAGCGGAGCCCCCAAATGTAACCGTTTCCGCGTGTTTCATATCATCCTCCGCTTGGCGGAGAACTGGCACGCACCCTGTGATCTTGCAAGTTCAAAGCATCATCGCGTGATCTCTGCCCTTGCCAACCCCTGCGTGATCTGTTGGAAATCAACTCGTGTATTAGTTGATAAGCAACCTTTGAGGAAATGACCAAGATCGCCTTCGCATCTGATCCCAATACCACAGACGCAACATTGACGTTGCGACTCTTGGCGACGAGCGATCTTCATATGCAGTTGATTGCCTATGACTACGCGAATGATCGCACCACGTCGGGTGACAGCCTTGCACGACTGGCAAGCGTCATACGTCAGGCCAGATCGGAAGCCCAAGTCGCAAATGCAATTTGCCTGCTGGTGGACAATGGCGACACGCTTCAGGGCACACCTTTGGGGGGGTATCTGGTCGATCATCCGGTCGCCGCGCACCCCATGATCGCCGCGATGAACGCGCTTGGATATGACGCCCTTGGTATTGGGAACCATGATTTCGATCATGGGTTGGATCATCTCTCGCACTGCCTCGCACAGTCGAAGGCACCGGTTCTTTGCGCTAATCTGCGATCTGGCAAACTGCCGATGGTGCAGGGGTTCACGGTACTGGAACGGAGTTGCACAACCTCTCTGGGTGTCGCGCACACCCTGCGCATCGGCATCGTATCCGTTTTGCCGCAACAGACCGCAGCGTGGAATCGCCATCAGCTGGAAGGACAGGCGGAGGTGGACCCGCCCCTGCCCGCTCTCAGCGCTGCCGTGGCGGCTGCGAGAGCTGCGGGTGCAGATGTCATCATCGTCCTTGCTCATATGGGTATTGCTCAATTTGATGAGGGCGAGGATGCCCAGAATCAGATCGCCGAAGTTGCAAGGGTCAAGGGCGTCGACGCCGTTGTCGCCGGGCACACACACTTGCGATTTCCCGGCCCCGATCATGGTGATGTCACGGGAATCGACTGCGACACTGGCATGATCGGTGATGTTCCGGTTGTCATGCCCGGTTGCAGCGCATCCGAACTCGGTGTGATTGATCTGAGCCTCAGCCAAACAGGCCCGCAAACCGGTTGGCGCATTTGCGCACGCGCGTCGGTCTTGCGCAAGCCAGACGGCGCATCCGCGACCGATCGCACCATCGAAACTCTGGTGCAGGACGCGCATGACAAGACCCGCGCGCACCTGCGCCAACCGGTGGCGGCGCTGTCGCGCCCCATGCACAGCTATTTTGCCCTGGCGCAACCGAGCCCCATCCCCGCGATGATCGCGGCAGCAAAAAGGCTGGCGATTGAGCGCGCCGTTGCAGGCACCGAAATGGCGCAACTCCCGCTGCTCGCAGCGGTGGCGACCACGGCGACAGGCGGCTTCGACGGGCCGGAGAATTTTGTCTCACTGCCCGCAGGACAGTTGGAAAGACGCCATATCGCGGGCCTCATTCCTTACGCGAATCAGGTTTGGGCGGTCAGGGCCTCTGGGGCCCGCCTGCGGGATTGGCTGGAACGCTCCGCCTTGCTGTTCAATGTATTATGTCGCGATGTTCCCGATCAGATGCTGGTCGACCCAAAGGTACCGGGTTTTCGGTTCGACGCGATCTATGGGCTGACCTATCAGATTGATCTGGCGTCGCCACCCCGCTTTGACGCAGCGGGCCGCGCCATCAGCGGGGCGGCGGGGCGCGTGCGTGATATCCGCTGGCAGGGGGCACCGCTTGATCCCGATCAGGAGTTTTTGGTTGCCGTAACCGATCACCGCGCGGGCGGGGGCGGCGCATTTCGCGCTTTCAATGACGCGGACACGATGGTGCGCGATGAACTCGCTCTGGATCAGGCGCTGATCGACTACCTCAAGGACCCCGACTGCGCCGTCGAGCCGGCATGTGACCCGTGGCATTTCAAATCGGGCACGGGAATGAGCGCGTTTTTGCACACGGCACCGGATGCCCTCAATCATCTAGGCGATATTGCGAGGATGCGCCCGGAGGCTTGCGGCTATTCCGCGGATGGTTTCATCAGACTGCGCCTGCATCTTTAGCCCAGAGGCTTGCGTCCCGGCGCGCCCTTGCCTATATCCAGCCTTGAGAGGTTGGCGCGGGCGAGCGCCTCGCCAACCCGGTCAGAGCCGGAAGGCAGCAGCCGTAACGAGCCCCGCTTGGGTCGTTGTCCAGCCTCTCACCCGCCTCTCATCCATTGGCTTTGTCCTGGATCGCCACGACATCCGCAGCGAGATGACATCACCAAGATGTCGCCCCTTTGCTGGCAAGCACGCGCCATCCGGCAAGCCATGCGGGCACCGCCGGACCTGGGCCCCCTCTCCGCTAACCGCGCAATCGAACCTTGATCGGCTTCCCGCGCCAAAAAAATCCAATGACCGCCCATTTCCCAGGGGCTTTTGATCTTGCGGAACTGTCCCGCAGGCATCGATGTACAGGTGGATCAGATACCAAAAACACCGCCTCTGCTAGGATGACTGGTTGCCAAATACGCTATCCGGCTCCTCCTCAACCAACAGGTCGGGGTCAATGCAACCTGTTCAATGCCACCGCAGCTTCCAGATACCTTGAACCTTACCGCTTGCATCTCATCGCCGACGCGCCATCTAATTCTGCATGTCCAAAAGCAATGAAATGGCCAAAGAGCGCACCCATTGGGCCGAAGACCGCACGGTTCTGGCAAATGAACGTACTTTCGCAGGGTGGATGCGGACCGGCATGGCCTGCGTGGCGATTGCCCTCGGGCTTCGGGCTCTTTTTGCCCCGTTTGAACCGGATTGGGTGCCAAAATTTGTGTCATCCCTGTTCATATGTATTGCCGTCTTCACTTTCTGGGCGGCCCGCCGTCAGGCATGCGCAACCCTAAAAAGGTTGGATCAACATGATGCACAGGCGCAACCGACGCTCTATTTTACCATATTGAGCCTGACGCTGAGCCTCGCATCGCTGGCGACGGGCGGTATTCTTTTGTGGCTCTAGTTTACGTCCTTGGGCGGGGCGCATACCCTGAGGGTTGAACATCGAATCCCCTGCCACAAGGCCATTGCATGAGCGATACGGAAAAAACTCAATATCAGGTGTTGGCGCGCAAGTACCGGCCGGAGACATTTGCCGACCTTGTGGGCCAGGACGCGATGGTGCGCACGCTGAAGAACGCCTTTGAGGCGGATCGGATCGCGCAGGCTTTCGTGATGACGGGTATCCGTGGGACCGGCAAAACGACCACGGCGCGGATCATTGCGAAGGGCATGAATTGCATCGGAACGGATGGTGCCGGCGGGCCGACAACCGATCCCTGTGGGGTCTGTGAGCATTGCACCGCGATCATGGAGGGACGTCATGTCGATGTGATGGAAATGGATGCCGCCTCCAACACCGGCGTGGCCAATATCCGCGAAATCATCGATTCCGTGCATTACCGGGCCGCGTCAGCGCGATACAAAGTCTATATCATCGATGAAGTGCATATGCTGAGCACCGGGGCCTTCAACGCGCTTTTGAAGACGCTCGAAGAGCCGCCCGCCCATGTGAAGTTCATTTTTGCCACCACAGAAATCCGCAAAGTGCCGGTGACGGTTCTGTCGCGGTGCCAGCGGTTTGACCTGCGCCGGATCGAGCCGGAAGTGATGATTGCCCTGATGCGCAAGATCGCGACATCTGAAGGGGCCGAGATTGCCGAAGATGCATTGGCGCTGATCGCGCGGGCGGCGGAAGGGTCGGCGCGCGATGCCACGTCGCTTCTGGATCAGGCCATCAGCCATGGGGCTGGTGAGACCAGCGCGCTTCAGGTGCGTGCCATGCTCGGGTTGGCGGACCGGGGGCGTGTGCTCGACCTGTTCGATATGATCCTGAAGGGCGATGCGGCGGGGGCTTTGAGCGAATTATCCGCACAATACGCCGAAGGGGCGGACCCGATGGCGGTGCTGCGTGATCTGGCCGAGATTACTCATTGGGTGTCGGTTGTAAAAATCACGCCGGAGGCTGCGGAAGACCCCACCGTTTCGCCGGATGAGCGCAACCGGGGGCTGGCCATGGCCGAAGCCTTGCCGATGCGTGTTCTGACGCGGTTGTGGCAGATGCTGCTCAAGGCCCTGGACGAGGTGGCAAGCGCGCCAAATGCCATGATGGCCGCAGAAATGGCGATCATCCGGCTGACGCATGTGGCCGATTTGCCCAGTCCGGAAGAGTTGGTGCGTAAACTGCAAGGCGCAACGCCTCCCTCGACGCCTGCGCCCGGTCGCAGCGGTGGGGAACCTGCACAGGGTGCAGGCGCGCGTGCCGCGGGCGGGGGGGCCTCGGCTATCGCCTCGGCCCGCACCAACGCAAGCGGGGGTGGTGGCGCGGCGACCGCGCAGGCGCTTGATGTGGATGCGTCCCTCGCCAGATATCCAACCTTTGAGCATGTGGTTGAGTTGATCCGCGCGAAAAAGGATGAAGTCTTGCGGCTCCATGTGGTGCAATATGTGCGGCTTGTAAGCTATCAGCCTGGCCGGATTGAATTTGAGCCCACAAGTAATGCACCCAAAGACCTGTCGCAGCGGTTGGGAAGGCAATTGCAGAACTGGACAGGAAACCGATGGGCCATTTCCGTCGTCAGCGAAGGTGGCGGCAAGACAATTGATGAGATCGAAAACGCGCAGAAATATGCGCTCGAAGCGAAGGTCAATGAGCACCCTCTGATGCAGGCGGTCTTGGCGCAATTTCCCAAAGCCACAATCAAGGACATCCGCACGCCCGATCAGATCGCCGCCGCCGCCGTGCAGGAGGCCTTGCCGGAAGTCGAGGATGAATGGGACCCTTTCGAGGATCGATGAGCGCAATTACGCGCGCCTCTTGCCCCAAGCGGGCCTAACCCGCATATAACCGTTAACAGAAATACGAAAAAGGACGACAGGATGCTCAAAGGATTAGGTGGTCTCGGCGATATGGCCGGTATGATGAAGAAGGCCCAGGAGATGCAGGGCAAGATGGCTCAGTTACAAGAAGATATGGCCAGCCTGATGGTCGAAGGGTCGTCGGGCGCCGGTCTGGTAAAAGCCACCTGCACCGCGAAAGGCGAGCTGAAGACGCTGGATATTGATCCGTCGATTTTCAACGGAGATGACAAGGAAGTCGTGGAGGATTTGATCCTTGCCGCGATCAAGGATGCACAGACAAAGGCCTCCGAACGTGCACAGCAAGAGATGGCGAAACTGACCGAAGGGCTGGGATTGCCCGCCGATATGAAGCTGCCGTTTTAAGCCGCGTGTTGAATAGGGCGCGCGGGCAGGCGCGCCGGAGCCCGCGCGTATGAGCAGCACCAAGGACATCGACGCCCTGATTGATCTGATGGCGAAGCTGCCAGGCCTTGGGCCGCGCTCGGCCCGGCGCGCGGTGCTGCACCTCATTCGCAAACGCAGCCTGCTGCTCACGCCGCTGGCGGATGTCATGCAGACCGTCGCCGCCACGGCGCGCGAATGCCTCAATTGCGGCAACGTAGGCACGCTGGATGTCTGTGACATCTGCACCTCAGAAAAGCGCGCCAATGGCGAATTATGTGTGGTGGAGGATGTCGCCGACCTCTGGGCGATGGAGCGGTCGGGCGTGTTCAAAGGGCGGTATCATGTGCTGGGCGGCACTCTTTCCGCGCTTGATGCGATCGGCCCGCAGGAGTTGCGCATCCCGCGCCTGATCGACCGGGTGCCGTCGGAAAATATCACCGAGGTGATCCTCGCGCTCAACGCCACCATCGACGGGCAAACCACCGCGCATTACATCGCCGATCAGCTTGAGGATCAGGTACGCCTGACCTCACTGGCGCAAGGCGTCCCCATCGGGGGAGAGCTGGATTATCTGGACGACGGCACAATTACCGCCGCCATGCGGGCACGAAAACCGCTCTAATCAGGCTCAGGTATAAGCCGCATCCACGATGATCTCGACCTTCAACTCGGGACGCGCCAGTTTGGCTTCGCCGCAAGCGCGTGCGGGCGCGTAACCCTCGGGCACCCAGGCATTCCAGACCTCGTTCAAACCGGCAAAGTCACTCATATCGGCAAGCCAGATGGTGGCACGCAGCATGTGTTCACGTGAAGACCCCGCCTGGATCAACAAAGCGTCCAACCGACGCAGACACTCTTCGGTCTGCGCCTGGATCGTCTCGCCTTCGCCCACCTGACCGGTGATATAGGCCACACCCTGATGTTTTACGATCTTCGAGGATCTGACACCGGTTTCAATACGTTCGATCATGTTGGGTTCCTTGCGCTGGGTCATGTTGCGCTTGAATGACGCGAAACCGCGCAGAGCACAAGGCGGCATCACGACCCCTCAAATGCAAATGGCCGCCTGCCCCTCCCGAAGCAGACGGCCCTTTTCCACCGCGATAGGGTCTCGTTTACAAAACGACCACGTCAAGAGGTGGAAACCCGTTGAAGCCGATCGACGAATAGCTGGAGGTATAGGCCCCACAATTGCGGATCACGATACGGTCGCCATCCCGCAAGGCCAAAGGCAATTGCACAGGGCGTTTTTCGTAGAGGATGTCGGCGCTGTCGCAAGACGGACCGGCAAGCACGCAGGGGCCTGTTTCACCCCCATCATGGCGGGTGATGAATTGATAGCGGATCGCTTCGCCTTCGGTTTCGGCCAGCCCGGAAAAACGCCCCACATCAAGGTAAACCCAGCGATGCAAATCATCCTCGGACTTGCGCGACACCAACATCACTTCGGCCACGATATGCCCGGCTTCGGCCACCATGCCACGACCCGGTTCCGCCATGATCTGCGGCACATCGCCGAAACGGGCGCGGATCGCCCCCATCACAGCCGCCGCATAGGCGCGGGGGGCCTGTATCGTCTGGCCATAAAACGCCGGAAAACCGCCGCCGATATTGAGCAATTGCAAATCGTGGCCCGCAGCGCGCGCGGCGTGCCAAAGCGGTGCGATCTGATCCAGAACCGGGTTCCAGAACGCGGCCTCGCGGGTTTGCGAGCCCACGTGGAAGGATAGCCCGTAGGGTTGCAGGCCAACGGCCACGGCATGATCGAGCAAAGCTGGCAGGGAAGAGGCAGAACATCCGAATTTCCGGCTAAGCGGCCAGTCGGCAAGCGCGTTTTCGACGATCAGACGCACGTAGACCCGCGCGCCGGGCGCGTGTTTGGCGATCTTGTCGAGCTCTGCCTCGGAGTCGGCGGCAAAGAGGGTCACGCCCGCGCTGTGGGCAAAGGCGATGTCGGAGGCACGTTTGATGGTGTTCCCGAAGGAGATCGAGGACGCCTTGGCACCCTGCCCCAGGCAAAGCTCGATTTCCTGACGCGAGGCGGCGTCGAAACCGGAACCCTTCTTGACCAATGTGCGAATGATTTCCGGTGCCGGGTTCGCCTTGACCGCGTAATGGATGTGCGCTTGACCGAGGCCCGCTTGCAGCGTGTCATATTGCGCGGCGACGCGGTCCCGGCTGATGACCAGGGTGGGTTTGTCAAAACCGTTCGCAGCGATGAAGGCGGCGGCGGCATCGGCGAATACGGGAGCGGCGGCGCGTAATGCGCCGGGGATTGTAGCGTTCATGGTCATCTCCAAAGAGCAGGTGGGGCGTAAACCCCAGAAGTCGTTTCAAGAGACGTTACCGTCGCTACATAAACGCGGGTCAGTCGGAAACCGACCGGCCAGAGGCGCGTGCGTTGGCGTCTGTGAATCGGCGTTTATCCTCTTTGAAGATTCGCGCAAGTGTTTTTTTGCTGCATTTTTAGGGATGTGATCAAAGCTGGCAATTTAGGTATGACCCAACCTAATACGAGTCACCTTCGCAGGCTTGCGCAAATGCCTGAAAAGCGGACAGGTTTCCCGTTCGTTTGTCTTGATGATGCCAATCGCCGTTTTGGATGGTTGTTGTTGGAAATGGCAAAAACCAACCTCGGCCAAGCGGCACCCCACTCCCTATGCCCTTGTAGTCGCAGCTTTGCTTTGTGCATGGTTTGGCCACAACATACCGACCCATGTCGTATTTGAGGCCACTGGCTCTAATTCTAGACGTTGAACGCATATTTTCGCGACAGCGCTGCATAACTGCAACGGTTCTGGGGCCGCGATGTGACCCGCTCAGTCGATGTGTTTTTTTCGTCGTGATCTGGTCCGTGCCGATGCCTCCTGCCGGTTTTCGTTTCACTCAGCGCTGTCGTTGCCGATCTCGAGAATGTGACAGCTGTGGTGAGCTGATCGGGCAAGGCAGTGGTCATTTTAGCGTCACAAAAGACAATTGCCCATTCGCGGCAACTGAGGTTGGTGATGATAAGCACGCTGATGCGCGCGTAGAGCTTGCGCAGAAGCTGAACAGCGCGCCCGCTTTGCGGTTGGACCACCGCCGGATCATGCCGCCGGTCATAAAGCTCTCGGGCAGGGCTGTCGCCGAACAACCGAACACGCACAAATCATGCCAGGGGGCTTCACACAGCATCCATGGGGCGGCAGAGGCTTAGGACGCACATTTCCATTGGAAATTCCACGCGCGGGATGGGCGTTTGCAACACATAGGCTCGCACCTGAAAACGCCCTGATATGTGGTAGCTTGAAAGGGGCGAGCCGAAACTCAACGCGCTCACCGTCGATAGGGGAGGTTTCCGTTAAAAAAACCATTGGGTTTTGTGCTTTGAGGTTAAGCACGGCGCATATTTTGTGGAGCAATGAGAGGCGGCAGCCGCCGGACCATTGGGGCCGTGTTGGGAGGCTCGAGCTTCGCGGGATTCGAGCCGGTTTTGGGCGATTGCTGCGAGGTGAAAGCGTCTTGGACCGCTTCGCGCCAATCGAACTGGAATACCCCGTCTTATGCCTTTGAACACGCGCCCCTCGGATATGATAGCAAGACCGTTAAAAGCTATGTTGAGAGGGCTTTACAGGCACCGTGTTAGGGGCGCTTGCGGCCTAGCGGCGCGTTTGACCCCACGCATCACAAAGCGCCCCCCCTTCAGCGCGTGTTGCAACGGTCCCTAGGTATCGCGCGCCGATCTTTGGAGTTTACTGGTGCTGGCCGTGAGCGGATGGCAGCACAGGGAATAGGACAATGAGCGCGGCACTGGGACGATTCGACTTCAGCTTCCAGCCCTCACCGGATCACGAGCGCATTGACACGCTCGCCCAGCTCGACTTCATGACGACACAATGGCCCACTGCGGGCATCCGATCGAGTATTTACAAAATAGAGAGATGTCTTCCGCGACCCCGCCGTCGCAACCGCGCTGCTCAATCGCCTGCTTCATCACGCCGTCGTCGTCCAGATTGACGGAGCCCATTACCGGATGCGGGCCCACTCGGATCTGATCCCGGAACATGCCCCCACAAACGCTCAATAACACCGCCGCCCACCCGAAAAATGGCACTGCAAGTCACATCAACAGCTGACAGCCGAAACCGCCGAACTGGGAAAATTTGAACTCCCGTTCACGGCGGAATACTTGCTCGCCAGCCGAGGCCATGATGCAGATCGGCTCCGCGAAGCCTATCAACAAAGCGCCATCTGACACCGGCACCGAAATACTTTCTTTAGAACTCAAAAATATCTCAAATAATTAATAACAGCAACTCTGGCACTAAACCACGACCGCCTTTTATGGTTACCGCCTATGGTGCAAGTTGTTTTTGACGCTGTAAGCATGTGATTGAGTGCGGTCTTCTATCAGGCCTTTGAGTGCGGCACTTCAGCAGCCGCTGGCCGGTATGGTGATCTGCGGATCAGGTCCAAATCTGACGTACGAGCTTTGCTGCTCAGCCGGTAGTCTTGGTTTTCCTAATCCAGGTCTATTCGATCAATTTGCCCATTCAGGTCATCGACTTCTCACACCTCCTTCACCGACGTCAGATTGCTGTGCGCAGAGCTAGCGTCATACTGCTGCTGCCGCCTGCGTCGGATCTCTGTAATCTTCATTATGCGTCATCATGGCCCAGATCGCGCGCGCCATTTTGTTTGCCAATGCGATTGCCACCAGCATCCGAGGCTTTCTCTCTAACATTCGCGCCAGCCACGAGCCTGGCCGGATCGACTTGCGTCCAAGCCAGTTGAGCCGCATCATTGCTCCAATGATCAAAAGCCGGCGAATGTCAGCCTGCCCTGCTTTTGAGATCCGCCCAAGCCGGGCCTTGCCGCCTGAGGAATGTTGACGGGGCACCAAACCAAGCCAGGCGGCAAAATCCCGCCCACATTTAAAACTGCTCATCGGCGGAGCAAAAGCTTCAATAGCTAACGCCGTTAGAGGTCCAACGCCTGGCATCGTCTGTAATTGCCGGGTTAAATCCGCATTCTTTGACAGGACCTTGGCTTTCTTCGTTTTGGCTTCAATTCGGGCTGTCTTCTCGGCGATCTGTAAAATGAGATCTCGGCACGCTTCAAGGGCCAGTTCAGGTAGCTCTCCGTTCGATCCCTCAAGGGTGGCCTCGATACGCTTGAGGTTCGCAATGCCTAGCGGAAAAACATGGCCATATTCATACATCACCGCCCGAAGAGCATTCACCAATTCTGTCCGATGGCGAACAAGGCGTTCTCTGGCTCGGAACAATACCGCCCGGGCCTGCTGCTCTTGTGTTTTAGGCTCGACAAAGCGCATCTCAGGGCGCTGTGCTGCAATCACAATGGCTTCTGCGTCCGCCGCATCATTCTTCTGCCGCTTTACGAAGGGCTTTACATACTGAGGAGCAATTAACTTTACCCTATGTCCAAATTTTACCATCTGACGAGCCCAGTAGTGAGCACCACCACAGGATTCCAGAACCACTACACAAGGTGGGTGATCTGCCATAAATTTATGAAACTGCGGTCGCGAGAGCTTCTTTCGAAACTTGACCTCCCCAGTCATAGATGCTCCGTGAACTTGGAGCACATTCTTTGCTAAATCCACCCCGATCATAGTATCTTTCATCCTGCCGCCCTTTCCGTATTGTGAGTTTCAACACCACATATTGGCACATTGCGATGCCGTCTGGGGAGGGCGGCAACCATCCCGTCTGGCGTCGGTAGGATTGGTGATATGCTGTTCCAGATACTGAAGTACGATGTCTTTGGTCCCTCTCGGGATCATGCTGCGCATGACCCTGTCGGGCAATGGATGGCACCGTTGGTGGTTGAAAAGTACCCACGGCCCCAAAAGTGCCTGCCCCAATAGCGTTTTTTGAGATGGGGGAACCCTTGCTGTATTTTGTGGGACGACCTGCCCTTCATCAGCCGTACCAGATCACTGATTGCCAGTTTCGGTGGGACCGACACGAACATATGAACGTGATCGCTCGACAAAACGCCCTTGATGATCTCGACGCCGCTCTGCGCACAAACCTGGCGGAAGATATCACGGACCCGCAAGCGCAACAGGCCGCACAGTACCTTGAACCGGTATTTCGTCGACCAGACCAGGTGATATCTGTGATAGTAAACGCAATGTTTGCCGGTCGAGTATTGCATGTTCTTATCCTCCCCGGAAATGAGCCTTAAGACCTGCGACGGCTCATTTCTGGGGAGGATAAGATCATAAGACGATTCTTCGTGCTAAAGCACTCCCGTCTGGAAGACGGGGGGTTTAGACCAATAAGTGGATACTAAATTCTACGCCTAACACCTAAAAAACGCCATTTGAGTCGGATATGCTCATAAATCTTGATTCCCAAAACCAGATTTTTGCGCTAGTGTCAGACAAAATAAAAAAGAGCGAGAGGCAGATGAGCAGAACTCTTCGCGCGATGACACTGGTTTTATTGGTCGCCTCTTGCGGGGGTGGACAGGGAACTGCGCCGCGTCACCTTGACGATGCGTGCAGAATTGCCAGCGAGCGCCCAGAATACCTTAAGGCATTCCGAAAAACGGAACGGAAATGGGGCGTACCCGTTCACGTACAAATGGCGACGATGCATCAGGAAAGTAAGTTCATTTCCAACGCCCGAACGCCTCAAAAATACGCATTGGGTGTGATTCCGATGGGTCGGGTATCAACGGCTTATGGGTATGCTCAGGCGCTGGACGGCACCTGGGATGATTACAAGAAAGCAACCGGCAAACGATTCGCCCGCCGCGACCGCATCCGGGATGCGTCTGATTTCATGGGCTGGTAT
This region includes:
- the recR gene encoding recombination mediator RecR, which produces MSSTKDIDALIDLMAKLPGLGPRSARRAVLHLIRKRSLLLTPLADVMQTVAATARECLNCGNVGTLDVCDICTSEKRANGELCVVEDVADLWAMERSGVFKGRYHVLGGTLSALDAIGPQELRIPRLIDRVPSENITEVILALNATIDGQTTAHYIADQLEDQVRLTSLAQGVPIGGELDYLDDGTITAAMRARKPL
- a CDS encoding RidA family protein, producing the protein MIERIETGVRSSKIVKHQGVAYITGQVGEGETIQAQTEECLRRLDALLIQAGSSREHMLRATIWLADMSDFAGLNEVWNAWVPEGYAPARACGEAKLARPELKVEIIVDAAYT
- a CDS encoding 5'-nucleotidase C-terminal domain-containing protein: MTKIAFASDPNTTDATLTLRLLATSDLHMQLIAYDYANDRTTSGDSLARLASVIRQARSEAQVANAICLLVDNGDTLQGTPLGGYLVDHPVAAHPMIAAMNALGYDALGIGNHDFDHGLDHLSHCLAQSKAPVLCANLRSGKLPMVQGFTVLERSCTTSLGVAHTLRIGIVSVLPQQTAAWNRHQLEGQAEVDPPLPALSAAVAAARAAGADVIIVLAHMGIAQFDEGEDAQNQIAEVARVKGVDAVVAGHTHLRFPGPDHGDVTGIDCDTGMIGDVPVVMPGCSASELGVIDLSLSQTGPQTGWRICARASVLRKPDGASATDRTIETLVQDAHDKTRAHLRQPVAALSRPMHSYFALAQPSPIPAMIAAAKRLAIERAVAGTEMAQLPLLAAVATTATGGFDGPENFVSLPAGQLERRHIAGLIPYANQVWAVRASGARLRDWLERSALLFNVLCRDVPDQMLVDPKVPGFRFDAIYGLTYQIDLASPPRFDAAGRAISGAAGRVRDIRWQGAPLDPDQEFLVAVTDHRAGGGGAFRAFNDADTMVRDELALDQALIDYLKDPDCAVEPACDPWHFKSGTGMSAFLHTAPDALNHLGDIARMRPEACGYSADGFIRLRLHL
- a CDS encoding YidH family protein; the encoded protein is MAKERTHWAEDRTVLANERTFAGWMRTGMACVAIALGLRALFAPFEPDWVPKFVSSLFICIAVFTFWAARRQACATLKRLDQHDAQAQPTLYFTILSLTLSLASLATGGILLWL
- a CDS encoding YbaB/EbfC family nucleoid-associated protein, with protein sequence MLKGLGGLGDMAGMMKKAQEMQGKMAQLQEDMASLMVEGSSGAGLVKATCTAKGELKTLDIDPSIFNGDDKEVVEDLILAAIKDAQTKASERAQQEMAKLTEGLGLPADMKLPF
- a CDS encoding SRPBCC family protein encodes the protein MKFSTQQEIDAPIAVVFAMLSEFDALEAALRRRGADVARMDDPVGPGAGLKWHVRVELAGGMRAVDVEIVAFDPPARMGAILVSQGVQGDTRLSLVALSAEKTRVLFEVDLRATTFAARVLLQPLKLGKTSLDQRFEARVAQYLDEMKQRYDQGEA
- the nudC gene encoding NAD(+) diphosphatase, translating into MKHAETVTFGGSALDRDGALRDDADALAAAARHPAARAILFWRGKPLIKNENPASLALLPMDHPVLAQASLEGIYLGKEDGAARFACDLSAWEPDDLDAESLGGFLDPSEQHHPELPETMVFAELRRVMTWLTPREAELAATGKAVFGWHESHGFCARCGEKSQITQGGWQRKCPACGASHFPRTDPVVIMLITHGNNVLMGRSPGWPEGMYSLLAGFVEPGETLEAAVRREVFEESGVRIGQVSYLASQPWPFPASLMFGCAGVALSDEITIDPVEIEDALWISREDMMQVFAGDHPKILPARKGAIAHFLLENWLADRLD
- a CDS encoding DNA polymerase III subunit gamma/tau; translation: MSDTEKTQYQVLARKYRPETFADLVGQDAMVRTLKNAFEADRIAQAFVMTGIRGTGKTTTARIIAKGMNCIGTDGAGGPTTDPCGVCEHCTAIMEGRHVDVMEMDAASNTGVANIREIIDSVHYRAASARYKVYIIDEVHMLSTGAFNALLKTLEEPPAHVKFIFATTEIRKVPVTVLSRCQRFDLRRIEPEVMIALMRKIATSEGAEIAEDALALIARAAEGSARDATSLLDQAISHGAGETSALQVRAMLGLADRGRVLDLFDMILKGDAAGALSELSAQYAEGADPMAVLRDLAEITHWVSVVKITPEAAEDPTVSPDERNRGLAMAEALPMRVLTRLWQMLLKALDEVASAPNAMMAAEMAIIRLTHVADLPSPEELVRKLQGATPPSTPAPGRSGGEPAQGAGARAAGGGASAIASARTNASGGGGAATAQALDVDASLARYPTFEHVVELIRAKKDEVLRLHVVQYVRLVSYQPGRIEFEPTSNAPKDLSQRLGRQLQNWTGNRWAISVVSEGGGKTIDEIENAQKYALEAKVNEHPLMQAVLAQFPKATIKDIRTPDQIAAAAVQEALPEVEDEWDPFEDR